One part of the Pelodiscus sinensis isolate JC-2024 chromosome 16, ASM4963464v1, whole genome shotgun sequence genome encodes these proteins:
- the BHLHA15 gene encoding class A basic helix-loop-helix protein 15, with the protein MKTKSKRTKHRLAVDKEAFLRETTVSKEEPVKRLRCKERQNGGNSESHKTDTVKAKHAWKNKDRHLRRLESNERERQRMHKLNNAFQALREVIPHVRAENKLSKIETLTLAKNYIKSLTSTILQMSSGHLPTVEVTGTANGSKLYQHYQQQHGDDERDKQLKKYSTQIHSYRQGS; encoded by the coding sequence ATGAAGACCAAAAGCAAAAGAACAAAGCACAGGCTTGCtgttgacaaagaagcctttctcaGGGAGACTACTGTAAGCAAAGAGGAACCGGTGAAACGTTTGCGATGTAAAGAAAGGCAAAATGGTGGAAACAGTGAGAGCCATAAGACGGATACAGTCAAAGCCAAGCATGCTTGGAAAAACAAAGACAGACACTTGAGGCGACTGGAAAGCAACGAACGGGAGAGGCAAAGAATGCACAAGCTCAATAATGCATTCCAGGCCTTGAGGGAGGTCATCCCTCATGTGAGAGCTGAGAATAAACTTTCCAAAATTGAGACTCTCACACTAGCCAAAAATTACATCAAATCACTGACTTCCACCATACTCCAAATGTCCAGTGGACACCTTCCAACTGTTGAAGTAACTGGGACAGCCAATGGCTCCAAACTGTACCAGCACTACCAACAGCAACATGGTGACGATGAACGTGATAAACAACTCAAAAAATACTCCACACAAATTCACAGCTACAGACAAGGCAGCTGA